ATGTCAATATCGCGCACAACCAGGGGTGAGCGGGTTTGGATACTGACGGGCCAGCCGTGATCAGCCAGGATCTCGAGGCATTGGCGGGTAAGCCGATATTTCCGCTCCACAGGCTGGTACGGATCACACACCCCACTGACCCACACCCTTTCAATTTTTTTCTTGCTTATTTGACGGAGTAATAGCTCTGGGGCATTAATCTTGACATCGACAAACTCACCCCACGGCTCATGATGATGGGTGAAGCGCTTCATGAAGCGCGCATAGCAATAGGTACAGGCATGCTGGCAGCCGGTATAGGGGTTCACCACATACGGGTAAACCTTCGAATCAGACAGGATTGACTTGGCCTGGACTTCGCGGATGATCATTGAGCTTACGCCGGGTTATTCTCCTGCGGAATCCCTCAGAACCGCTTCTATGTGCCTGGCGTGCTCCCGCTCGTGCGAGACAAATATCTTCATGATGCCTTCAACCGTGCACTGCCCACCCCAGGGTGCGACAAATTCCTTTTCGTAAATTTCCACAGGCAGACCACGCAACAACCGCAGTACTTTAGCGCGCGCCTCCTGGTAGTCGCGACGTGATTTCTCCAGGGTGACATCCTTGCGCGCCGAGATTGATTCGGAATTGTAATGATCGATCCCATCCGCCATCATCATCACAGGATCTACGCCTCGTGAATACGCCTGCAATGTGGCAGCGACGAGCTCATCCCAGCCGGTGATATGATCCATCAGCTGCTTCACCTTCCAGGTAGGGTAAATGTCTTGCTGCGGGGCGAGCTTTTCCAGGGCAGCATCGAGCTGTGCTCGCGATTTTTCCATGCGGGCGATTAATTTATCTATCCTGGCATCCATTTTTCCCTCGGGTCAACGATGGTATAATCAGCGCGTGAAATTATTCTGTACAGGATACGCTTATTATACAAGTGATTGACCCCCTGCTGTGGAGAAGCTGACGCGTCTTCCCACAGAGGGCGCGTTTTTTTATGAAAATATCAGCAGGGAAATCAAGGTCGGTGAGTATACCAGGAGGCGAGAATGGATAAGACCCAGATGTGCATCGATGAGCAAGTTGAATACTTGATGCGGGGCACAGA
Above is a genomic segment from Anaerolineales bacterium containing:
- a CDS encoding radical SAM protein, which gives rise to MIIREVQAKSILSDSKVYPYVVNPYTGCQHACTYCYARFMKRFTHHHEPWGEFVDVKINAPELLLRQISKKKIERVWVSGVCDPYQPVERKYRLTRQCLEILADHGWPVSIQTRSPLVVRDIDILKAAKGLEVGLSVTTADDGIRRLFEPHAPPIAERLEALDELHKSELRTYVMVAPMLPGAAELAELLVGKVDYVIVDRMNYNHADWVYRKYSLLDMLRDEFFIQTKQQLSSVLGNYGIPVSG